From a single Senegalia massiliensis genomic region:
- a CDS encoding YveK family protein yields the protein MEEIELRELFFIVWKKKWLIVLITLISIIASAIISFFILPSEYETYTTLMVGKSKEYSGMNQGIEYNDVLLNKQLVSTYGELAKSRAVGQKVIEDLDLDMSHGAFSEKVNVSLVNDTEIIKIVVSHKDPEETAIIANKTAEVFMEEVKEKMKIDNVQVIDKALVPEGPVSPKPMLNIAIAAVLGIMISVFIIFILEYLDNTIKTPNDVEKHLGLPVIGMIPKTADK from the coding sequence ATGGAAGAAATTGAATTAAGGGAACTGTTTTTTATTGTATGGAAAAAGAAATGGCTTATAGTTTTAATAACACTTATAAGTATAATAGCAAGTGCCATTATAAGCTTTTTTATATTACCTAGTGAATATGAAACCTATACTACACTTATGGTAGGAAAATCTAAAGAATATTCAGGAATGAATCAAGGAATAGAATATAATGATGTGCTTTTAAACAAGCAGCTTGTGTCTACTTATGGTGAGTTAGCAAAGAGTAGAGCAGTTGGACAAAAGGTTATAGAAGATTTGGATTTAGATATGAGTCATGGAGCTTTTAGTGAAAAAGTGAATGTAAGTCTTGTAAATGATACTGAAATTATAAAAATAGTAGTAAGTCATAAAGATCCTGAAGAAACTGCTATAATAGCAAATAAAACAGCAGAAGTTTTCATGGAAGAAGTTAAAGAAAAAATGAAGATTGATAATGTTCAAGTTATAGATAAGGCTCTTGTACCAGAAGGACCAGTAAGTCCAAAGCCTATGTTAAATATAGCAATAGCAGCTGTACTTGGAATAATGATTTCTGTATTTATTATATTTATTTTAGAATATCTAGATAATACTATAAAAACACCAAATGATGTAGAAAAGCATCTTGGTCTTCCTGTTATAGGAATGATACCAAAAACAGCGGATAAATAG
- a CDS encoding CpsD/CapB family tyrosine-protein kinase: MSRYKIVTHYDPKSPIAEAYRTLRTNIQFSNFDKKLKSIVVTSAGPGEGKSTTAVNLAVSMAQDNKAILLIDCDFRKPQMHKYFATSNRAGVTNIIAEGMEQDLASTHIKDFKLDVLPSGPIPPNPSELLGSNRMKEFIESMENIYDMVIIDAPPVGVVTDASIISTYVGGVILVCGSGQAHIEASKHAKELITKVGGNILGVVLNKIPMNEGRYAAYSYQSYYGDSK; this comes from the coding sequence ATGAGTAGATATAAAATAGTAACACATTATGATCCAAAATCTCCTATAGCAGAGGCATATAGGACGCTTAGAACAAATATACAGTTTTCAAATTTTGATAAAAAATTAAAATCAATTGTAGTTACAAGTGCAGGACCTGGTGAAGGAAAAAGTACTACAGCTGTAAATTTAGCTGTATCTATGGCTCAAGATAATAAAGCTATACTTTTAATAGATTGTGATTTTAGAAAGCCTCAAATGCATAAATACTTTGCTACATCAAATAGGGCAGGAGTTACAAATATAATAGCTGAAGGAATGGAACAAGACTTAGCTTCAACTCATATAAAAGATTTTAAATTGGATGTATTACCATCTGGACCTATACCACCAAATCCCTCTGAACTTTTAGGTTCAAATAGAATGAAAGAATTTATAGAATCTATGGAAAATATATATGATATGGTTATAATAGATGCACCTCCTGTAGGAGTAGTAACAGATGCTTCTATAATATCTACATATGTTGGTGGCGTAATACTGGTTTGCGGTTCAGGACAAGCTCATATTGAAGCATCAAAGCATGCAAAAGAGCTTATAACTAAAGTAGGAGGGAATATATTAGGAGTAGTATTAAATAAAATTCCTATGAACGAAGGTAGATATGCTGCATATAGTTATCAATCATATTATGGAGATTCAAAATGA
- a CDS encoding tyrosine-protein phosphatase, with amino-acid sequence MIDIHSHILPFVDDGAKDMETSIEMAKIAAEEGIKYIFATSHYIENEGYNDKKSNKEILDKLNKEISQRNIDIKVLLGHEVYISPNIIDLIEDEKISLLGNSSYLLMELPMAQIPIYLEDIIYELKLKGITPIIAHPERYREVKENPNILRRFIELGALMQVNLGSLIGYYGENIAKTSKILVSHNMIHFVGTDSHSLNRRPPRAKQAIKVLNKILPKEKVIDLIENNPMKIVNNIEIEANETMEYKEKKGFKSILKNMFKK; translated from the coding sequence ATGATAGATATTCATAGTCATATACTTCCATTTGTGGATGATGGTGCAAAAGACATGGAAACTTCTATAGAAATGGCAAAAATAGCAGCTGAAGAAGGTATAAAGTATATATTTGCAACATCTCATTATATTGAGAATGAAGGATATAATGATAAGAAATCCAATAAAGAAATATTAGATAAATTAAACAAAGAGATTTCACAAAGAAATATTGATATAAAAGTCTTACTTGGTCATGAAGTATATATATCACCAAATATAATAGATTTAATTGAAGATGAAAAAATATCACTATTAGGCAATAGTAGCTATTTACTTATGGAACTGCCTATGGCTCAAATTCCTATATATTTAGAAGATATAATATATGAATTAAAACTAAAGGGAATCACCCCTATAATTGCTCATCCTGAAAGATACAGAGAGGTTAAGGAAAATCCTAATATACTTAGAAGGTTTATAGAATTAGGTGCTCTTATGCAGGTTAATTTAGGCTCACTAATAGGATATTATGGTGAAAATATTGCTAAGACTTCAAAGATATTAGTAAGTCATAATATGATTCATTTTGTAGGAACTGATTCCCATTCTTTAAATAGAAGACCACCTAGAGCAAAACAGGCAATAAAAGTATTAAATAAAATATTACCTAAAGAAAAGGTAATAGATTTAATAGAGAATAATCCTATGAAGATAGTTAATAATATAGAGATAGAAGCTAATGAGACAATGGAATATAAAGAAAAAAAAGGTTTTAAGAGTATACTTAAAAATATGTTTAAAAAATAA
- the fabZ gene encoding 3-hydroxyacyl-ACP dehydratase FabZ, whose product MLDNMEIQKIIPHRYPFLLVDKIVELEEGKKAIGIKNVTINEPFFQGHFPNNPLMPGVLIVEAMAQVGAVAVMTLKENKDKLAVFTGIDKIRFKRQVRPGDTLKMEVELITMKRGIGKANAVAKVEGEIACKGTLMFGIIDN is encoded by the coding sequence ATGTTAGATAATATGGAAATACAAAAAATAATTCCTCATAGATATCCTTTTTTACTTGTGGATAAGATAGTAGAATTAGAAGAAGGAAAAAAAGCTATAGGTATAAAAAATGTAACAATAAATGAACCTTTTTTTCAGGGGCATTTTCCAAATAATCCACTTATGCCAGGGGTTTTAATAGTCGAAGCTATGGCACAAGTAGGAGCAGTTGCTGTCATGACCCTTAAAGAGAATAAAGATAAGTTGGCAGTTTTTACTGGTATAGATAAGATTAGATTTAAAAGACAAGTTAGACCAGGAGATACTTTAAAAATGGAAGTGGAACTGATTACTATGAAAAGAGGAATAGGCAAAGCGAATGCTGTAGCAAAGGTAGAGGGAGAGATAGCTTGTAAAGGAACATTAATGTTTGGAATAATTGATAATTAA
- a CDS encoding bifunctional diguanylate cyclase/phosphodiesterase — translation MDVINFDDFKNIIKRYLVITIPVIIIFIFMINYNENKSSEDTKQYIINEQIQKSNIMNFFINDMFSEMHEDLMLIKNSDEIHTYINDDIKNLDIVEKMFIRATNNKNKIEKIRFLNDTGDEIIRVDNENNKSKLIEKDKLENKINSYYYINTKNLRDGEIYISKMDLKMKGEKLQIPYTPLIRISTPVFTNDGKYKGILVISYDAREIIDVFEKYFDQKQFSFVDYSLLNSEGYYLHNKDNNKTFGFMYDTRKQYNLSTQNLALWNQINSKDEGIYETDDMVYYFMKLDKFSSMNKNTNENYWIAISSFNINDFNIVKDNIIFGMNSGQIWMMILLIVLFLFIITLVYFSKKNKEQLNITEYIAKNTNDAVIITDSNNTITYVNKSYEKITGYSKEEVIGFTPGNFKSGSQTNEFYKDMWKSINRKNYWRGELWDKRKDGILYPKDLSIYKIKNKFKKDDLKYIGIFTDLTELKKEQEYIDKLKDYNIDTNLPNENLLFKLIDSSIYRNKDKFFVIYFSIENYNSIVLNSEDNLKYILDILIKRINTILDKKDFIAHISKNKFVIGISSLKSKEEIDNFIKKLISISKLSYFVKEKELYFDLKVGISCYPNDGKNANELIINSNIALDKAIETQGKYYLYFDKELKEDIQNEYDIKLMLNKAIIYGEFSINYQPQVNSKTGDVIGAEALLRWNTKKLGPISPAVFIPIAERTGQIVEIGYWVIERVFKDYESLKEKIGKNFRISINISAMQFNDENFLRRIKESIEKNKINTSYFELEITESLLLSGLKQVNEKLNELRKLGFTIAIDDFGTGYSSLSYIKQLNINKLKIDRTFIKDYPNNDDGEIADIITNISYKLKLDVIAEGVETEEQIEYLKRKGCYLIQGYYYSKPLAKDEFLEYLPLT, via the coding sequence ATGGATGTCATTAATTTCGATGATTTTAAAAATATCATTAAAAGATATCTAGTTATAACTATACCTGTAATAATTATTTTTATTTTTATGATTAATTATAATGAAAATAAAAGTTCAGAAGACACAAAGCAATATATAATAAATGAACAGATACAAAAATCAAATATAATGAATTTTTTTATAAATGATATGTTTAGTGAAATGCATGAAGATTTGATGTTGATCAAAAACTCTGATGAAATACATACTTACATAAATGATGATATTAAAAATTTAGATATTGTAGAGAAGATGTTCATAAGGGCAACTAATAATAAAAATAAAATAGAAAAAATAAGATTTTTAAATGATACAGGCGATGAAATTATAAGAGTTGATAATGAAAATAATAAATCAAAACTAATAGAAAAAGATAAGTTAGAGAATAAAATTAATAGTTACTACTATATAAATACTAAAAATCTTAGAGATGGTGAAATATATATTTCAAAAATGGATTTAAAAATGAAAGGTGAGAAATTACAAATACCCTATACACCATTAATAAGAATATCTACACCTGTATTTACTAATGATGGCAAATATAAAGGGATTCTAGTTATAAGTTATGATGCAAGAGAAATAATAGATGTATTTGAAAAGTATTTTGATCAGAAACAATTTAGTTTTGTGGATTATTCACTTTTAAATTCAGAGGGATATTACTTACATAATAAAGATAATAATAAAACTTTTGGATTTATGTATGATACTAGAAAACAATATAATTTATCAACTCAGAATTTGGCTTTGTGGAATCAAATAAATTCAAAAGATGAAGGTATATATGAAACTGATGATATGGTTTATTATTTTATGAAACTAGATAAATTTTCATCAATGAATAAAAATACTAATGAAAATTATTGGATAGCTATTTCATCATTTAATATAAATGATTTTAATATAGTAAAGGATAATATTATATTTGGAATGAATAGTGGTCAAATATGGATGATGATTCTTTTAATAGTATTATTTTTGTTCATAATAACATTAGTTTATTTTTCTAAGAAAAATAAAGAACAGTTAAATATAACTGAATATATTGCTAAGAATACAAATGATGCGGTAATAATAACTGATAGTAATAATACAATTACATATGTAAATAAATCATATGAAAAAATAACAGGTTATAGCAAAGAAGAAGTGATTGGATTTACTCCTGGTAATTTTAAATCAGGTAGCCAAACCAATGAGTTTTATAAAGATATGTGGAAAAGTATAAATAGAAAAAATTATTGGAGAGGTGAATTGTGGGATAAAAGAAAAGATGGAATACTTTATCCTAAAGATCTATCTATATATAAAATAAAGAATAAATTTAAAAAAGATGATTTGAAATATATAGGTATTTTTACAGATTTAACTGAATTAAAAAAAGAACAAGAATATATAGATAAATTGAAAGATTATAATATAGATACAAATTTACCAAATGAAAATTTATTATTCAAATTGATAGATAGTAGTATTTATAGGAATAAGGATAAATTTTTTGTTATATACTTTTCTATTGAAAATTATAATAGCATAGTATTAAATTCAGAGGATAATTTAAAGTATATTTTAGATATATTAATAAAGAGAATAAATACTATATTAGATAAAAAAGATTTTATCGCACATATATCTAAAAATAAATTTGTTATTGGAATATCTTCATTAAAGTCAAAGGAAGAAATTGATAATTTCATAAAAAAACTTATAAGTATAAGTAAATTATCTTACTTTGTAAAAGAAAAAGAGTTATATTTCGATTTAAAAGTAGGAATATCTTGTTACCCTAATGATGGTAAAAATGCAAATGAGCTTATAATAAATTCTAATATAGCTTTAGACAAAGCAATTGAAACTCAAGGAAAATATTATTTATATTTTGATAAGGAACTTAAGGAAGATATCCAAAATGAATATGATATAAAATTAATGTTAAATAAAGCTATAATATATGGAGAATTTAGTATTAATTATCAACCACAAGTGAACTCTAAAACAGGTGATGTTATAGGAGCTGAAGCACTTTTAAGATGGAATACTAAAAAGTTAGGACCTATTTCTCCAGCAGTATTTATACCAATAGCTGAAAGAACTGGTCAAATTGTTGAAATAGGATATTGGGTAATAGAAAGAGTGTTTAAGGATTATGAGTCATTGAAAGAGAAAATAGGGAAAAATTTTAGAATTTCAATTAATATTTCAGCAATGCAATTTAATGATGAAAATTTCTTAAGAAGAATCAAAGAATCTATAGAAAAAAATAAGATTAATACAAGTTATTTTGAATTGGAAATTACAGAATCCCTATTGCTATCAGGCTTAAAACAAGTAAATGAAAAATTAAATGAACTTAGAAAATTAGGATTTACAATAGCAATTGATGATTTTGGAACTGGTTATTCTTCTCTATCTTATATAAAGCAATTAAATATTAACAAATTAAAAATAGACAGGACTTTTATAAAAGACTATCCTAATAATGATGATGGAGAAATAGCAGATATAATTACTAATATTTCATATAAGTTAAAATTAGATGTAATAGCAGAAGGTGTAGAGACAGAAGAACAAATAGAATATTTGAAAAGAAAAGGTTGTTATTTGATTCAAGGATATTACTATAGTAAGCCCCTTGCAAAAGATGAGTTTTTAGAGTATTTACCTCTAACTTGA
- a CDS encoding IclR family transcriptional regulator produces MKNIVQSIDRALSILEVLSDYEGGLGLTEISTKIDLHKSTVYRLLSTLIYKGYVKQDKNNNKYKITFKLFELGNKAVENIDILSVARPFIEQLMEQVNEVVHLVLLENQDIIYIDKVESYNTIRMHSNIGKRSPAYSTSVGKAIMAFLPEQKSDEIWENSNIEKHTEKTITDYHKFKEELETIRKKYYAIDDEENELGVRCIGAPIFNHKKEPIAAISISGPISRVTREKVEKIAQDVMKYSKMISEELGYRE; encoded by the coding sequence ATGAAAAACATAGTACAATCAATAGATAGAGCTTTATCTATACTTGAAGTTTTATCTGATTATGAAGGAGGGCTGGGTCTTACAGAAATAAGTACAAAGATTGATTTACATAAAAGCACAGTATACAGATTGTTATCAACACTTATATATAAAGGATATGTAAAGCAAGATAAAAATAATAATAAATATAAAATTACATTTAAATTATTTGAATTAGGAAATAAAGCTGTAGAAAATATAGATATTTTAAGTGTTGCAAGACCTTTTATTGAGCAACTTATGGAACAAGTAAATGAGGTAGTACATTTAGTACTTTTAGAAAATCAAGATATAATCTACATAGATAAAGTAGAGTCTTATAATACAATAAGAATGCATTCAAATATTGGTAAAAGAAGTCCTGCATATTCTACATCTGTAGGTAAAGCTATTATGGCTTTCTTACCTGAACAAAAATCAGATGAAATATGGGAAAATAGTAATATAGAAAAACATACTGAAAAAACTATTACAGATTACCATAAATTTAAGGAAGAATTAGAGACAATAAGAAAAAAATATTATGCTATTGATGATGAGGAAAATGAGTTAGGAGTAAGATGTATAGGTGCCCCCATATTTAATCATAAAAAGGAACCAATTGCAGCTATAAGTATTTCAGGACCTATTTCAAGAGTTACAAGAGAAAAGGTAGAAAAAATAGCACAAGATGTAATGAAATATTCTAAAATGATTTCAGAGGAATTAGGTTATAGAGAATAA
- a CDS encoding bifunctional 4-hydroxy-2-oxoglutarate aldolase/2-dehydro-3-deoxy-phosphogluconate aldolase — translation MIEKYNTLNRISEVGVVAVVRAENSEKAEKIAKACIDGGIPAIEITFTVPGADKVIESLDNKFSNEELIVGAGTVLDSETARIAILAGAKYIVSPSFDLDTAKLCNRYQVPYMPGCMTITEMVKAMEAGADIIKVFPGSAFGPSFIKAVKGPIPQAVLMPTGGVDLNNAGEWIKNGCVAIGVGSKLTGGAKTGNYEKVTETARKFVEEVKKARK, via the coding sequence ATGATAGAAAAATATAATACATTAAATAGAATTTCAGAAGTTGGAGTTGTAGCTGTAGTTAGAGCTGAAAACTCTGAAAAAGCAGAAAAAATAGCAAAAGCTTGTATTGATGGAGGAATTCCTGCAATAGAAATTACTTTTACTGTACCAGGTGCAGATAAAGTAATAGAAAGCTTAGATAATAAATTTAGTAACGAAGAATTAATAGTAGGAGCAGGAACAGTTCTAGATAGTGAAACAGCTAGAATTGCAATACTTGCTGGAGCAAAATACATAGTTAGCCCATCATTTGATTTGGATACAGCAAAATTATGTAATAGATATCAAGTTCCATATATGCCAGGTTGCATGACAATTACTGAAATGGTAAAAGCAATGGAAGCTGGGGCAGATATAATAAAGGTTTTCCCAGGTAGTGCATTTGGACCAAGTTTTATAAAAGCAGTAAAAGGACCTATACCTCAAGCAGTACTTATGCCAACTGGTGGAGTTGATTTAAATAATGCTGGTGAGTGGATTAAAAATGGATGTGTAGCTATAGGTGTTGGAAGCAAATTAACAGGTGGAGCTAAAACAGGAAATTATGAAAAGGTAACAGAAACGGCAAGAAAATTTGTTGAAGAAGTAAAAAAAGCTAGAAAGTAG
- a CDS encoding sugar kinase — translation MNKKVVTMGEIMLRLSTPGYKRFVQSESFDVTYGGGEANVAVSLANYGLDPYFVSKLPNNPIGQSAVNHLRRFGVNTDYISRGGDRVGIYYLEAGASMRPSKVVYDRANSAIAEATIEDFDFDEIFKDAEWFHFSGITPALSKESAKLTEAALKAAKKHNVTVSVDLNYRKKLWTEEEAKETMTKLMEYVDVCIGNEEDAEKTLGFKPGETDVTKGELELEGYKSIFKQMKEKFGFKYVVSTLRESYSASDNGWSALIYDGEEFYRSRKYDVRIVDRVGGGDSFAGGLIYSLITGKEFKDALEFAVAASSMKHTISGDFNLVTVDEVETLVGGDASGRVQR, via the coding sequence ATGAATAAAAAAGTAGTTACTATGGGAGAAATAATGTTAAGATTATCAACTCCAGGATATAAAAGATTTGTTCAATCAGAAAGTTTTGATGTAACGTATGGTGGAGGAGAAGCAAATGTAGCAGTATCTCTGGCTAATTATGGACTAGATCCATATTTTGTATCTAAATTACCAAATAATCCAATTGGACAAAGTGCAGTAAATCATTTGAGGAGATTTGGAGTAAATACTGATTATATATCACGTGGTGGAGATAGAGTTGGTATATATTATTTAGAAGCAGGAGCATCTATGAGGCCGTCAAAAGTAGTATATGATAGAGCAAATTCTGCTATAGCAGAAGCTACAATTGAAGATTTTGATTTTGATGAGATATTTAAAGATGCTGAATGGTTCCATTTTAGTGGAATAACACCTGCATTAAGTAAAGAATCAGCTAAACTTACAGAAGCTGCATTAAAGGCTGCTAAAAAACATAATGTAACAGTAAGTGTAGACTTAAATTACCGTAAAAAACTTTGGACAGAAGAAGAAGCAAAAGAAACTATGACAAAACTTATGGAATATGTTGATGTATGTATAGGTAATGAAGAGGATGCTGAAAAGACATTAGGATTTAAACCAGGTGAAACAGATGTAACAAAAGGTGAGTTAGAGCTTGAAGGATACAAAAGTATATTTAAGCAAATGAAAGAGAAGTTTGGATTTAAATATGTGGTTTCAACCTTAAGAGAAAGTTATTCTGCATCAGATAATGGATGGTCAGCACTCATATATGATGGAGAAGAGTTCTATAGATCAAGAAAATATGATGTAAGAATAGTTGATAGAGTAGGTGGAGGAGATTCATTTGCTGGTGGACTTATTTATAGTTTAATTACTGGTAAAGAATTTAAAGATGCTTTAGAATTTGCAGTAGCAGCATCTTCTATGAAACATACTATATCAGGTGATTTTAACCTAGTAACTGTAGACGAAGTAGAAACACTTGTAGGTGGAGATGCATCAGGAAGAGTACAAAGATAA
- a CDS encoding flavodoxin family protein — MKIVSISGSPRKNGNTANILNTIQKCISKTHEMDILYLTDYNINGCLGCSQCQRIFDKIGCVQKDDTIMLLNHLIKADIILYGTPLYGHSYSGQLKVFMDRHVALFKFVCGENKSVDKMKVLSFLENKPVGLIVSCQGPQNNNTELIKTQFEKFCESSLATCLGKYVFPFCDAHSNNTEYAKETLTTIIEDIEKNFQKNN; from the coding sequence ATGAAAATAGTTAGCATATCAGGAAGCCCTAGAAAAAATGGAAATACAGCAAATATATTAAATACTATACAAAAATGTATTTCAAAAACCCACGAGATGGATATCTTATATTTAACGGACTACAACATTAATGGTTGTTTAGGTTGTTCTCAATGTCAGAGAATATTTGACAAGATTGGGTGTGTTCAAAAAGATGATACAATTATGTTACTAAACCACTTGATTAAAGCAGATATTATCCTTTATGGAACACCATTATATGGTCATTCTTATTCAGGTCAGCTTAAGGTATTTATGGATAGACATGTTGCTCTTTTTAAGTTTGTTTGTGGAGAAAATAAATCTGTAGATAAAATGAAAGTATTATCTTTTTTAGAAAATAAGCCAGTTGGACTGATTGTTTCTTGTCAAGGTCCCCAAAATAACAATACAGAATTAATTAAAACTCAATTTGAAAAATTTTGCGAGTCATCATTGGCTACATGTTTAGGAAAGTATGTGTTCCCTTTTTGTGATGCCCATTCTAATAATACAGAATATGCAAAGGAAACATTAACAACTATCATTGAAGATATTGAGAAAAATTTTCAGAAAAATAATTAA
- the trpA gene encoding tryptophan synthase subunit alpha: MYSKKNLLTLYLTVGYPDKDTFFKSLDIMVKEGMDILELGIPVENPSLDGNTVSNTHKVSLEKGFNEKVLDIYLKKIKSLYPDLPILIMSYKDGIEKYNLLNKTNLYDAILAPDESLQLDNVKTVQIFNEKMNKEQIKDKLSITNCFAYVMSGVGTTGTKGDLPQGYIQTMKNIREISDIPIQIGFGIYSDNQIKEVLSKGANGVIIGSEIIRKIDEGLDSLRKYMKNISKARE, from the coding sequence ATGTATTCTAAAAAAAATTTATTAACCCTATACCTTACAGTAGGTTACCCAGATAAAGATACATTTTTTAAGTCTTTAGATATCATGGTAAAAGAAGGTATGGATATTTTAGAATTAGGAATACCAGTAGAAAACCCATCTTTAGATGGTAATACAGTATCAAACACACATAAAGTTTCACTAGAAAAAGGATTCAATGAAAAAGTATTAGATATATATTTAAAGAAAATAAAATCCCTTTATCCTGATCTTCCAATATTAATAATGAGTTATAAAGATGGTATAGAAAAATATAATTTATTAAATAAAACTAATTTATATGATGCAATATTAGCTCCTGATGAGTCATTACAATTAGATAATGTAAAAACTGTTCAGATTTTCAATGAAAAAATGAATAAAGAACAAATAAAGGATAAATTATCTATTACAAATTGCTTTGCATATGTTATGAGCGGAGTAGGAACTACAGGTACTAAAGGAGATCTTCCACAAGGATATATTCAAACAATGAAAAATATAAGGGAAATATCAGATATTCCTATTCAAATTGGATTTGGAATATATAGTGATAATCAAATAAAAGAAGTTCTATCTAAAGGTGCTAATGGTGTAATAATAGGTAGTGAAATAATACGTAAAATAGATGAAGGTTTAGATAGTTTAAGAAAGTATATGAAAAATATATCAAAAGCTAGAGAGTAA
- a CDS encoding PTS ascorbate transporter subunit IIC, which yields MKDMFLYLVSNVLSEPAFLIGLVALIGLLVQKKSFSEIVAGTVKTMVGFLLITTGAQSMGMTLLPIQPMLQNIFGMEASIADINNAVGASMAAFGASATLIFAFGFLFNVLLARFTRFKFIHLSAHVSFFYAGLIAALLSVGTNLSTLWVVIIGSILLGLYLTLTCAYIYPLMKNIPGAEGFTIGHSSSIGCFISAKVGKLVGNKDKNLEDIKLPKYLSFLRETTIALSVIMTLIFLIISLIAGPSFVTENVSEGKDIVVFSILNGLMFGLWITVIITGVRMMLSEIVPAFHGISDKLVPNAVPGLDIPLLFPNHPTSVIVGFITSLIASLIGMAILGAIKYPVIVFPALIPTFFTGAVTAIFGNSTGGRRGAIIGSFINGLILIWGQALLLPYIGDYEPLMRVLSETDYTFFGPIIGWILNVF from the coding sequence ATGAAAGATATGTTTTTATACCTTGTTTCTAATGTATTAAGTGAACCTGCTTTTTTAATAGGGTTAGTTGCATTAATTGGACTATTAGTTCAAAAGAAAAGTTTTAGTGAAATAGTTGCAGGAACAGTAAAAACCATGGTAGGCTTTTTACTTATAACTACTGGAGCTCAAAGTATGGGTATGACTCTACTTCCAATACAACCTATGTTACAAAATATTTTTGGTATGGAAGCAAGTATTGCAGATATAAATAACGCAGTAGGAGCTAGTATGGCAGCATTTGGTGCTTCTGCAACACTTATATTTGCATTTGGATTTTTATTTAATGTACTATTAGCAAGATTTACTCGATTTAAATTTATACATTTATCAGCTCACGTTTCCTTTTTCTATGCGGGACTTATTGCTGCATTGTTATCAGTAGGAACTAATTTATCTACATTATGGGTTGTAATTATAGGTTCAATATTATTAGGATTATATTTGACACTTACATGTGCTTATATTTATCCATTAATGAAAAATATTCCTGGAGCAGAAGGATTCACTATAGGACATTCTAGTTCAATAGGCTGCTTTATATCTGCAAAAGTTGGTAAATTAGTAGGTAATAAAGATAAGAATTTAGAAGATATAAAATTACCTAAGTATTTATCCTTCTTAAGAGAAACTACAATAGCTTTAAGTGTAATAATGACTCTTATATTCCTTATAATATCACTTATAGCTGGTCCAAGCTTTGTAACTGAAAATGTAAGTGAAGGAAAAGATATAGTTGTATTCTCTATATTAAATGGTTTAATGTTTGGATTATGGATTACAGTTATTATAACAGGTGTACGTATGATGCTATCAGAAATAGTACCAGCATTCCATGGTATTTCTGATAAACTAGTTCCAAATGCAGTACCTGGACTTGATATTCCGCTATTATTTCCAAATCATCCTACATCAGTAATTGTTGGATTTATTACAAGTCTTATAGCAAGTTTAATAGGTATGGCTATACTTGGTGCTATTAAATATCCTGTTATTGTATTCCCAGCACTTATTCCTACATTCTTTACTGGTGCTGTAACAGCAATATTTGGTAACTCTACTGGTGGTAGACGTGGAGCTATAATAGGCTCATTTATAAATGGTTTAATACTAATATGGGGACAAGCCCTACTGCTTCCTTATATAGGTGATTATGAACCGCTTATGAGAGTATTATCAGAAACAGACTATACCTTCTTTGGTCCAATAATAGGGTGGATATTAAATGTATTCTAA
- a CDS encoding PTS sugar transporter subunit IIB — MLKILTVCGAGVGSSMMLKVYTQQIIKNEKLDAKVDATDIGSIDPNSADIIVTTSDFADVLRNTNAQVVKIDNLTDKEYLKTELLAAVEKINN, encoded by the coding sequence ATGTTGAAAATATTAACAGTATGTGGAGCAGGTGTAGGAAGTAGTATGATGTTAAAAGTTTATACACAACAAATAATTAAAAATGAAAAATTAGATGCAAAAGTAGATGCAACAGATATAGGATCTATTGACCCTAATTCAGCAGACATTATAGTTACAACATCAGATTTTGCAGATGTATTAAGAAATACTAATGCACAAGTAGTAAAAATAGACAATCTAACAGATAAAGAATATCTAAAAACAGAATTACTAGCAGCAGTTGAAAAAATAAATAACTAA